The window TGCTATCAGCCACCAACAGGGTGCAACATAAAGCCCAGTCTAGCTTCAGAGCCCTCATGCAAGCCAGGAATTGAAAGCAAAACAAGTGCATTTTGGAAACTAATGTTGCTTTATTTGGCAAGGACTTCTCATTACACCTCATTTCAGACAGAAAGTTGGAGGTAAGACGATATTTGGATTGGACATTATTGTTCCTTAAGCAGAGGTTGAACCTCTCTATTAGGTCAGCACTGATAACTCCCAGCCTGCCAGAATTTCTGCTCTGGTTTAAATACCTAATCCATCACATCACCTCCCTAATTTGTACTTTCCAGAGTCTCAGTATGTGAGAGCATTTACAAGATCTTCTTCAGATAAATGGAATTTATCATGTGTTTGTCAATTCAGATTTCATACAGTCCATAGGCTTGGTATTCAAAAGTTACAAAGCCACGAGGGTCATTGGGGTGAAGGACGGTTCTGTGGGAACGCGCAGGTGTCTACTAGAACAAAATTTTTAGCAAAGCTTCGGTGAGAGTAGCAGGGCAAAATTTCCAAACTCCACAATTAAACAGAAgcaggaggttttttccccctgcattaTACTGTGATACAGAATGCGTGGTAGGAATTTATATGGGCGATTCAGCTGGACCATTTGCAGCTTAGTCCATAATGTCAGGGCATAATTCTGACAAAAGGAAAGGGGTTTGTACGTGACCAAATAATGGACAGAGCTTGAGCAGCTTGTATGTCACCTCGTTAGTGccatataaataataaattactacTAAATTGGTGTATAATGCCAGTTTCAGATTCAGGGCTGTCCAAGAACAGCCTCTTATATCtcaaaaagaaatatctgaagaCTAGTGGAATACAATCAATCTCAAGTTGTGCTGAATGCAAACCTAATTCTACTCTCTTGCCAAACAAATTTGATTAATTAGGTGCTCTAACATTTGGTCAGAAACTGAAGCACACAACTATTCTGCAGCTGGACTgaataacaaaaggaaaacaaacaatcttaaacaacattttttaacAAACCCACATAAATTAAATAAGGACTATCTAAAAACctatcttgctttttttctgttacattagAGAGTTCTTttcctaaatatatatatatgtagtgtaGCTTTTTATCTAGCCAGCTCTTCATCAGGAAGGTAACAGATTGTTTCTAGCTATTTTgactgcttattttttttttttttcctgtggctgtttTGACAGATTGGTAAATCTACACTAGGATGAATTAGAAGATTTGGCAAAAATGCTTCTTGATTGTTACTGTAAAGAGGTTGACCATATAGTGAGATGTATCCACACACCCTGACAAATATAACAGTTTTATAACCCACAGCCGTGCGGTGGagaaccttttccttttccttgctatATAGACTGTGCCATTTGGCAGACTACATGCTGGACAAATTTCACGTGCCTTTCCACAGTGCATAGCATGCGTGTCTGGATAATGCAGTCTTAGAAAATTGTCCAACTTCAGTTTAGTAGAGAGTGAGGTCTAATAACTCTGGCCGGATTCCTACTTGACGCGGTTACTTTTCTTATTGTCAGGCACTTGGAGCTGGGAATGGTATGATGGAGGTGTCCAGAGTCTCGGGGGAAAGAGTCATCAGGGAAGGTGAAGACCATACAGGGGAACTGTTCAACACACATGACAGTGTTACCTCTTAGGACAGCTAAGAACTGTCTTCACTTCTGACTCACTCTGAAAGACATaccatccattttttttttccctttgcaagtTTTTAATTTATCCAGTTTTATTAACATGACTGATGATGTTGTAGGATGCCTGAAACCTTCACCACCAGAATAGCAAAATATTCAGAGCCACAGCTAgtacttttctattttattgctCTTGTTTTAGGCCCAGAAATCTGACCATGTTTCCATGTGCACCTTCTTTACAGATAAGGGAATCAAGCTGTTTCATGTAATaccatgacaaaaaaaaaccctaaaaatttaaaaattctctaAGAAGCAAAGTCCCTTGTAAATTAACAGCACAGAAGTTAATCTGTGATACTGGAAATAGAGACCACCGCTtgtttttattgtaaaaatatattattatccTATTCTCATAGATGGCAACAAATTGTCTTCTTTCTTTGTATGAAATGTACAGAGCTGTCCTctgtaatgttttttaaattatattaacaGATGCTGCATATTATCCTATCATCTTGTTACTTGGTTTATTTTATTAGCCTAAATGTATTAGTTTTAGTACACATTAGTCCTTACTTTgcatggaaatatttctgaatatctAACTAGAGACAAAGTTCAGGAAAAGTGATGATGTGTGAGTTTTCCACTCAGCTGctttaagaagaaacagaaaaataatgcaaagagaCAGGCAATTATCTTAGGAAAACAACTAAGATGCATCAGTCACAAAAATAGCTTTGAACGAGCTAGCTCAAAATATGAAATCACAGGACTACTTGTAAGGGACTTTACTTGCCtggaaattaaaatgttattttaagattTACATGTAATTCTCCTGCCCCCAAAGTAACAATATATAAATGTGTAGAAGTTTATCATTTCAATGACATTGTGAGTATAATACCTGAAAATACGACACTGCATGGATGCGGGGTTGTACAGCCTGTAACCACAGAGATTCAGAATGGAACCGGAAGCATTATAATGCaagtgaggaagaaggaggacAGATAATAAAAGCCACTGTAACTACAAccagcaaatagaaaaaaatctgcaaaaggtCACTGAAAAACACCTATGTAATCATACAAATCCTGGGGACACTGCTAAGATTTGGTATGGGAAACACGCAAAGATAAATGACCATTAAACAACATCCTCAGCTACAGTAGATGAGGTATAATTCAGAAAAGGGTAACCCCGAGCCACCCTTTCTTTCTGGGGTCACAGGGCTGCAAAGGGACTATTTCAGCCGTGTGGTCTGAGCGCTGAGCTCAGGCATagcagctgcccctgccccggTAAGGACTGGCCAGGAGGGCTGTGTCTTTCAGCCCTGGCTAAACACATCTGCACAGTAGGAAAGAGCATCGCAGAGAGGATTTGCGGCAAGCAGCAAGACCCCTTGCTCCTGCAACAAGAGCAGCCTGGGCGTTGAGAGAAATAGTATAATAGATTGCAGGATGGGTTATTTCTTTGTCGAGGCAAGAGACTAGGTTTGAGGAAGTATCTGTGAAAATCTTCCACTGAGACTCTTCCATTACCTAGAAAGAAGGAACTTTGTTATCAGGAAGCCCCAAACCTAATCTCTGCAGAACCCCAAAGATGTATGAAGAATTAGAACTACACAGCTTCAGCATCCTGCATTAGCTCTGATCCTGACGAATGACTTTGTAGTCACAGACTGTCCTCCCAGAATTTCATGGAGCTGGAATGGAGAAAGCGCTCTTCTCTCTATACTAACCTCTCTTCAAAATCCCCTAATATGTTTCCCAGTCTGTGCGCAGAGTCCAGAATGCTTGTGCAGCTGTGTAGAAAAGGCTTACTAAACATGCTTTCTTTGAAAGGGGAAGATGATGACTGTGAGAAGCACCCATTTCATGGTCCGATGTTGTGATAATCAGCAATCTGGGCAAGAGAAAGGACAGAGCACACACAGAGCTCTGGATGAAATCCTCTGCTCATAttgctggttaaaaaaaataagggggaaCACAGACATAATGaagaaatacaggagaaaaaatcaacaaataaaaaagattatATCAGCTAACAAGCTAGATGATCTCCAAGAAGAGACAGCACTTGGAACCAGGCCAGTGTAATTTTCGGGAGCATAAAGGAATTCAACATATCTTGGCTGGAAGGTCATAGTTTCTCCTCATAAGAACACAGAGGCTGAGAACAATGGCCACGACATGTCTGGTATATATTTTTTCTCATGGAGTTAAGCAGGGATCATTTTACACAGTATATCTTTTAATTTTATCCCTGCCAACAACTTGTATAACAAACCCAGAGAAGAAGAACAGGCatgttcttcttcttcttaaaacactgctgtattttatctatgaagaaaaccccaacccaacacTTGTGAAAATAACCTATATAGCTTGGCCAAATGGTTAATAGGAAAACACAATTACATGAAAGTATCTGAATGATGTAAGCtagaagaaagggagaagaacaaATGGACACACTGTCTGAGATGCCTATGATAAATAGAAGAAaagtcaaacaaaagaaaagataaatccTAACAGCAGAGGCAGTAATGGCAAAAAAATGGTAAAAGCCACATTTCTCAAGTTGTTTAAACTCCACCACACCAATCACTTTATAAAGCCTTTAGATGGAGAAGCCAAAGCCTGGGAAGGAGACACATTACTTCGTCTTGTTGatcttttacatttttctctgtcTATCACCCAACAGTCAACCACAGATGGGAAAGCAAAAGCCTGTGTCACCAGTAAGCCATCTATTACCTGTACCACAAAAGCCTCTTGTATCATTTGTGTTAGGTGTGACATTCCCATTCTTCCTCTTCGCATGTACTGAGCATTCTTTCTTTCAGATCTTCATCTTCACTCTTTCTAATTTTTCTCCTGTGatgttctttgttttaaatagaagCTGAATTAAAAGGGTGTATTGTTCAGCCTAAGAACTGTAACTTTTAGTCTCAGAATAAGCGTATATACCAAAACGCAAGGCATTGGCCACTTAGTACAATCTGAAAAcatgcatattttaaattattttttaatataaaaatagaacaaTCTTTCGTAAGCAATGGTACAACTTTCAGCAGTCAAAACTACCCTTATCTCACATAACATGAGATTCTCCCTGGACTATTTCATACCTTCTCACAGGGCTCTCTAGACCTGGATTGTCTCTCCATTCTTGCTCTCTTCACAGGGCTGAAATTGTCTTCATCCATCACCTTTTGACACCTTAATGTACACGGTTTCAATTTCATAGTTTCAAATTACCTTCACTTAGAAGCAGTGTGGAAGGAATCCCATCATTGgttaagaaaaatgtctttcctgtccttttttctGGATGATGCCTCAACAATTGTCATAACCACTCAAATAACTGACTCATCTTCCAGACCACAGAATGCAACCTCAGAACAAAAAGGTCCTCATTCctgtttacttctttcttttgcctCTACTGTTATTAAATAGGAATGTCCTACCTTCAAATAGCATTTCTATTCAGCAGAAAAAAGTGTCCATAATGACATCCTTCTTTGGAAGTCCTGTGCTTCATTCATACAGCCAATTTATAAGAAAACTGAATTTGCTGTCAAAAAGATCTGTCTTTGGACTTCATACATGGCCTATTTTTTTGATCTTGCAACagctctgcaattttttttttctctgtcatatAAAATAAGTTGGAATAAATCACTGCCATTGCGTTTGCTGGTGTTAGCACATTGAACGGAGCACTGCACGTACCACAGTGTTAACCACAGTGAGTACCGTGGCTGATAATGGCAGTGCTTGCAAAGATAAATCACCAGCAGGGAAAgccattcaagaaaaaaaaaacccaaaacacaacccCACTGCCCcgccaaaacaaacccaaaagaaactCCACCAGAAAGAACATCTAGAGAAGAGATGGCAGTGTAACTGGGAAGAACAGTATGTTTTGTAACACACCCTAACTTCAATACGTAACTCACTGTGTGGACTTGCCCTCATGAATCACgatctgaaaatgttttattgaaTAATGGGATGCTCAGGTTTTTCAATGGAAATGTacggttttgttcatttttctcaCTGCTTCAAATGATGGTTGTACACCTTCCTGTAAAACATCTTTTCACACATCAGAAGTTCTTAGGAATCTTTGTGGAGTtctgtatttcatgttttcttaacCCTTACCCCACTAGACTGAATGATTGCCTGGGGAAGGATTATCTTTATTTGTGCTCTCCTACCATCTACTATTCCAGGCCCCCAAACTCTGTGGGGACCTTCGGGTGAATGCTTTCTTACAGATCATACCCATCACCCCTCACTGACAACAAAGGCAAGAAACATACCACTGTAAcacacagaacaaaacagaacagtgCTCCAACGCAGGAATGATTTCTTGAGCTGTTTCCCACCCTATGTGAAGGTAAAGAGGGTGAGCCTTAGTCTTTTCTTGTAGCTAGGGAGAGGCTAAATATTCCTGCTACGCCATCAAGTATAGCatggagagacagagggagacTTTGCCAATGGATTGGTTGGCTCACTACATTTTAAGAGCTTTATGAATTGTTAAAAGGCTCTTCCCCTCAGAATGACTCCAGGTGAACAGTACACAGTGTCGGCAGCAGTATGTGACCCTCCTATTTTGGTATTCTAGTTGAATACAAGACGGGCCTGGAAAAGAGAGGACAAGCACAATGgcttttgaggaagaagtcaCCTTCTTTCCAACTTCTTAAGGGTCAAGGCTCAAACAACTGGAGGGCCAGTCCACAACCGTTTGTTCAATCAGCCAGTCAGCTGGAAAATACTACTGTCCTTCACAAACAAAGGAATCAATTGCTACAGTGCTCCTTTTGCTACttccttcattttcacattttctatgAAGAATAAGTTATGAACTATATTAACCACAGgcaagttttttttcctaagccCCAGCCTAACAATCCAAACAACACCTGTCGATCATCTTTTGTCTCCTTAACAGAGAGCAACTCCAACCCTTGCCTTCATTTGGGAAATGGTAGAtaggaagagacagaaatcaaaataaacacTATAACATGATGTTTAAAGCTGCTAAGTTTTCTTAAGAGCACCCAATGTAAGAATACCCGGACTACCTTAAATTTCAAAAGGATGTTGGGGTATTCTGAGAGGGGAAAATATATTCACATTTCAGAACACTGTGCATGTCTGAAAGTTAAATAAATCAGAACTACTTACAAACGAACAATACAATTTTCCCCTTGGTGGACTCTACCACTGTTTCCCTAAACGTTAAGAGTCAAAGTGTGTTCACTGCCAGCTGGGCACCTATCCTGTCCCTGTACATTCACATTAAAAAATCCTCTTTCCAGTGCACGTTACTCATAAATGTGCTTCATCAGACTGATTCTCTGCCTCCTTATGTTCTACGGTGAATTAGGAAAGGGTCTGTTAAAGGATGATACAGGCCATTCTTTTGTGATGGTCTGCAGTTTTCTCTCccaatacattttctttttatttagcaCTTCCATTTTTATCCTGTGTTCCTCTTCGGCCATCTCACACTCTCTTtctatttgctgtatttttgccACATGAACTTCATTCATTTGGATTAACTGCAGTTGCAAAATTGACATCTGCTGATGATGTTCTTCCTCATGCATctttttcaaagcactttccTGAGATGCTTTACTTCTGTAGTTCTTATCTGCTGCTATTCTGACATCAGAACACGAAGGCTCAGGTTGGGAGGTACCTTCACATATTGGGAAATGTATCAGCTCTTTCTCTTCATCACAAAGTTCTCTATTTGACACAACAAATGACTCTGAAAAACATAAGAGGAAAAAGTATTATAGCATTCCCTTCTTCTCCCTCAAGAAACACAGACTTGTGATGATATAGTTATTGGTGTATGCATCTAAACCTTGTGCTTCTGTACCATAGTATAGGAGCcactttttaatgcagttttgttaCAGAATACTAAGGGCATAATGGTCTGAACTGAACCACTTTGGGCTCTGTTGATAGACCTCCATGGTTATAATGGCAGCTCAGAATACTAAAGGGAATGTAGACATTTATAAGTGGACACCTGAATTTAGGTGGCTGGGCCTGCAGCCAAACCTTAATGCAGCTGTTTAAGCTAAATCCACATGTGACTTGCAGTATTTTTATGAAAGATCTGAGTGTCAGGTGAAGAGCTCTATCAACATGAATACCAAGAGACCGAGGGAATACTAGGAAGAATACTACTTATTCCTTCCTTATCTCTACTGTACATGTTGTAAACACACTGGTgcatatttttaggaaaaaattacattattctaACTTTGAGAAGgttattctgaaataaaagaaactacTCATGGAATA of the Larus michahellis chromosome 2, bLarMic1.1, whole genome shotgun sequence genome contains:
- the MSANTD3 gene encoding myb/SANT-like DNA-binding domain-containing protein 3 isoform X2, which codes for MQNEIIKPAKYFSEVEKSVLLALVEKYKYVLECKKSDARTIALKQRTWQALAHEYNSQPSVSLRDFKQLKKCWENIKARTKKIMAHERREKSPPEEDPEYQPDASSQESFVVSNRELCDEEKELIHFPICEGTSQPEPSCSDVRIAADKNYRSKASQESALKKMHEEEHHQQMSILQLQLIQMNEVHVAKIQQIERECEMAEEEHRIKMEVLNKKKMYWERKLQTITKEWPVSSFNRPFPNSP